In Anopheles gambiae chromosome 2, idAnoGambNW_F1_1, whole genome shotgun sequence, a single window of DNA contains:
- the LOC1276506 gene encoding uncharacterized protein LOC1276506 isoform X12 codes for MLPADRFLSSPWLPGSTMKLTPGAGITLLIGIAGSIFLVAQSHRLLRSKLSQRRRSSRKPDAAECYMCNANVELENPDSFATCRGCEKLVCRGENCCQWVESIGIWECTGCQSNRVIQQKAGEWLLNQLTVRLKHPGPVELKDGNLLGLGLDTDDTRSTTSSTTTTVSANQRVKVREFIEELLSAMLHGPLDDVSVGQLMKHESYLPLWEGQQQHHSPSDQHFELKRLIQKILEEIAKLPELLNHSGLPLRPEEHLPYFDPKKYEQLLATAVLNKVVDDYRNPKNFTDGGDVAGKGQTGAGATPYTGTTVDINHNQLSETGSSRSLLSKESLRQMSVTADDQAPQPHEGVSYSAIGTERRLSDTDESYLSDYIQRHKVPLPDLSDTTGSGSGAEDDDLQSLKSNATDGTWEENWLFRKRQLKTTESSIAMLVPSPTEEVKALIGDKNADEISDLSEAGSDCEGYESDGNVNGGTVPAVAPVVVASSSKDTTSEGISSSSKTQSLDEILPPDSLVSINSLPVNEEALSEATNSQLLADQVAQNGASERLQVDDLISIEPVADRVETTNPTLTNPFLDDVFEANNNVITDDVKMLQRTETGDNRSSATESNGYGDRKEIPIDRAHPSPSNPVAVDSVVVVAVAPLADSSPTNGNGSSVDSSVETDSIIDSSSVKTNKLEFLKQPEVLLDSRSPPDSPVQQVLSPHPIMMTITDVFDRLANSSPLTAISEEQPPAVLDEMVDSEPPTLEAITEECSGLVEEKHPVLSPSDSVQVEQDESEYRTISEATNNSLLLADSFEGLESFDTYEPGNDEFCSLMEPNDSDRTPEPGPSPDLLQIRETPPAALYVCNQDQLEFAEQLRSLEEDATKQQDPFERTPDDQPTRVSLQPDLVTFDNNAPSPDSGPPGIVAVTEQMRAYCEELKAILNLPEDEEPSQELSVPLEPEPEQWEIVDTPEALEALEQFQNELLIAVSDPTQTDVRPCSNHAIREEPLLELEDRFPGPIEVAGLQMAQYSDSLKSLEYVEEGTVMDEETLPLPDAYIERGESPQALLVSSEDSSQPIVTISHTPSTEPEPSITTVSLPGEEHPPTSTEETMLTSMESRDESKIEDTSMPAFSDTELPSLSSPFTSFSLTNSTINNNNNNNCMPTNISLTEQGPNHLVTNHTSNNTNPSIEVGESALEVDPEQPQAVESVADVCSLVPAQIATNGGDVPEVQGDSGEQDASVDAPDTLIPGSIAEREHLKWRNAKPIANNPYSPDVLQRRLSEKTRPSSMIEIDRLVRKEAAPATGRAAGGVLIDDEETPKEPTDSGTENDRSLQSVTGGVLTETKKIGREYYINDPERLRAGGAPLKSTLGPQTQTQQPSHSTDDEKSLLLGRAVDESEAAAPQKLTPEPVSSLYRSSSVGKQRDPRAEDIFAARPVQVTADDPILQQGTKVSYLSTAAGEIYLVPVESEPNGGSLMSSSSELSSVHSPTNAHQRPELDSLTYSEDSDVTRIYDLTTGEAKVVRTCHSETEPPHDTILQILPQPSPTKQQPAIMATAPSHEQSSSSSNVSALKSQLSTGERADAGSYHRRSPFPVKPLSPETIKFFAPKRKLSFTGSTNSLVGESGSKGAGSEQGTTHVLPSMHSSLHIDYPASRSATGSEFAIIEKDVIDVLPSVKELAKCYSGSTSDVSTLPPKPLYKPRVKLRKDFIRQSSDVLNEEGMPNTKGQRQYSSTSSIAVRDEIREIRKLNLEAYRQSTYYPMAPGHSITARSLSKQIREHKSNVTDDHKVGHHQQEEQTAPAPLVPGGADGELNGTDADDEPGHASPERPASPVLLPGHLKSSIQFFESLKNKP; via the exons ATGTTGCCGGCGGATCGGTTTCTCAGCAGTCCGTGGCTGCCAGGGTCAACGATGAAGTTGACACCGGGCGCGGGCATCACGTTGCTGATCGGCATCGCCGGTAGCATCTTTCTCGTCGCCCAAAGCCATCGACTGTTGCGCAG TAAACTCAGCCAACGACGGCGCTCTTCCCGGAAGCCCGATGCGGCAGAGTGTTACATGTGTAACGCAAACGTCGAGCTCGAAAATCCAGACAG CTTCGCAACATGCCGCGGTTGCGAAAAACTGGTCTGCCGGGGCGAAAACTGCTGCCAGTGGGTGGAATCGATCGGCATCTGGGAATGTACCGGCTGCCAGTCGAATCGCGTAATCCAGCAGAAGGCGGGCGAATGGCTGCTGAACCAGTTGACCGTCCGGCTGAAGCACCCGGGCCCGGTAGAGCTGAAGGACGGCAATCTGCTCGGTCTCGGTTTGG ACACGGACGATACTCGCAGCACCACTTCCAGCACAACGACGACCGTTTCGGCCAACCAGCGTGTGAAGGTGCGAGAATTTATCGAGGAGCTGCTGTCCGCTATGCTGCACGGTCCGCTGGACGATGTATCCGTTGGGCAGCTAATGAAACATGAAAGCT atctaCCACTATGGGAAGgtcaacagcagcatcacagCCCGAGCGATCAGCACTTCGAGCTGAAGCGACTGATACAGAAGATACTGGAAGAGATCGCCAAGCTGCCGGAGCTGCTGAACCACAGTGGCCTTCCGCTACGGCCGGAAGAGCATCTGCCGTACTTCGATCCGAAGAAGTACGAGCAGCTGTTGGCCACTGCGGTGCTGAACAAG GTGGTGGACGACTATCGGAATCCGAAAAACTTCACCGACGGCGGTGACGTGGCAGGCAAGGGGCAGACCGGCGCTGGTGCCACCCCGTACACCGGTACCACGGTGGACATTAACCACAATCAGCTGTCCGAGACGG GTAGCAGCCGAAGTTTGCTGAGTAAAGAAAGCCTCAGACAGATGTCCGTAACG GCTGACGATCAAGCACCACAACCACACGAAGGCGTCAGCTACAGTGCGATCGGCACGGAAAGGCGACTCTCCGACACGGACGAATCCTACCTGAGCGACTACATCCAGCGGCATAAAGTCCCGCTGCCCGATCTGTCCGACACGACCGGATCCGGGTCCGGTGCCGAGGACGACGATCTGCAATCGCTCAAGTCGAACGCGACCGATGGTACGTGGGAGGAAAATTGGCTGTTCCGCAAGCGGCAACTGAAGACGACCGAATCCTCGATCGCCATGCTCGTACCGTCGCCCACCGAAGAGGTGAAAGCACTGATCGGGGACAAGAATGCGGATGAGATCAGTGATCTGTCTGAGGCAGGATCGGACTGTGAAGGGTACGAGTCGGATGGGAATGTGAACGGTGGCACTGTACCAGCGGTAGCGCCTGTGGTTGTGGCATCAAGCAGCAAAGACACAACGAGTGAGGGAATTTCGTCCTCCTCCAAGACACAATCACTGGACGAGATCCTGCCGCCCGACAGTCTCGTGTCGATCAACTCGTTGCCGGTCAATGAGGAGGCACTGTCGGAAGCTACCAACAGTCAGCTGCTGGCCGATCAGGTCGCACAGAACGGAGCCAGTGAACGTCTGCAGGTGGACGATCTGATCAGTATCGAACCGGTGGCGGACAGGGTGGAAACGACCAATCCAACCCTGACCAACCCATTCCTGGACGATGTGTTTGAGGCAAACAACAATGTTATAACGGACGACGTGAAGATGCTGCAGCGTACCGAGACAGGGGACAATCG CAGTTCCGCCACCGAATCCAACGGTTACGGTGACCGAAAAGAAATCCCAATAGATCGAG CACACCCTTCTCCATCAAATCCCGTAGCAGTAGACAGTGTAGTAGTGGTAGCGGTTGCGCCTCTAGCGGACAGTAGCCCAACTAATGGTAATGGTAGTAGCGTGGATAGTAGTGTAGAAACAGATAGTATCATCGATAGTAGTAGCGTGAAGACTAACAAACTGGAGTTCTTAAAACAACCGGAAGTGCTGCTCGATTCCCGTTCACCACCGGACTCGCCAGTGCAGCAGGTACTGTCACCGCATCCGATCATGATGACGATCACGGACGTTTTCGATCGGTTGGCGAACAGTTCCCCACTGACAGCCATCTCGGAGGAGCAACCGCCGGCAGTGCTGGATGAAATGGTTGACAGCGAACCGCCAACGCTGGAAGCGATCACGGAAGAATGTTCCGGGCtggtggaagaaaaacatCCCGTCCTATCCCCATCAGACAGCGTACAGGTCGAGCAGGATGAGAGCGAGTATCGAACAATTTCCGAAGCAACTAACAACAGTCTCCTGCTGGCGGATTCGTTCGAAGGACTTGAATCGTTCGATACGTACGAGCCAGGGAACGATGAGTTTTGCTCGCTTATGGAACCGAATGACTCCGATCGAACGCCGGAACCCGGGCCATCGCCTGATCTGCTACAAATACGGGAAACACCACCAGCTGCATTGTATGTGTGCAATCAAGATCAGCTTGAGTTTGCAGAGCAGTTGAGATCACTGGAAGAGGATGCTACCAAGCAGCAAGACCCTTTCGAACGTACACCAGACGATCAACCGACTCGGGTATCGCTTCAGCCCGATCTGGTAACGTTCGACAACAATGCCCCGAGTCCGGATTCGGGTCCACCAGGGATAGTGGCCGTCACGGAGCAGATGCGTGCGTACTGTGAAGAATTAAAAGCCATACTAAATCTTCCTGAAGATGAAGAACCCTCTCAGGAACTGTCCGTCCCCTTAGAGCCGGAACCGGAACAGTGGGAAATTGTGGACACACCGGAAGCACTGGAAGCGCTAGAACAGttccaaaatgagctgctgaTTGCTGTTAGCGATCCAACGCAAACCGATGTTCGACCGTGCAGTAATCATGCGATTCGGGAAGAACCACTGCTGGAGCTTGAGGACAGATTCCCCGGCCCAATTGAGGTGGCCGGGCTGCAGATGGCACAGTACAGTGACAGTTTGAAAAGCCTGGAGTACGTCGAGGAAGGAACTGTGATGGATGAGGAAACGTTACCCCTTCCAGACGCTTACATCGAACGCGGGGAGTCACCGCAAGCGTTGCTTGTATCTTCAGAAGATTCTTCACAGCCCATAGTAACGATCAGCCATACACCTTCTACCGAGCCGGAACCATCCATCACGACAGTGAGCCTGCCAGGGGAGGAACACCCACCGACCAGCACGGAAGAAACGATGCTCACGTCGATGGAGTCCCGGGACGAGTCGAAGATCGAGGACACGAGCATGCCCGCGTTCAGTGATACCGAGCTTCCCTCCCTCTCATCGCCATTCACTTCCTTCTCACTTACCAATTCTAccattaacaacaacaacaacaacaattgcaTGCCAACTAACATCAGCCTCACGGAACAGGGTCCTAACCATCTTGTCACTAACCACACCTCGAATAACACGAATCCAAGTATTGAAGTAGGCGAGTCTGCGCTGGAAGTTGATCCAGAGCAACCGCAAGCAGTGGAATCGGTCGCTGACGTATGTTCGCTCGTTCCAGCACAAATAGCAACCAATGGAGGCGATGTACCGGAGGTACAGGGTGATTCTGGAGAGCAGGACGCGTCCGTGGATGCACCGGACACGCTCATACCAG GATCCATTGCCGAACGGGAGCATCTGAAGTGGCGCAATGCCAAACCGATCGCCAATAACCCGTACTCGCCCGATGTGCTCCAGCGTCGGCTGTCGGAAAAGACACGCCCGTCCAGCATGATCGAGATCGATCGGTTGGTGCGGAAGGAGGCGGCCCCAGCCACCGGAAGAGCTGCCGGCGGTGTGCTGATCGACGATGAGGAAACTCCAAAGGAACCGACGGATTCGGGGACAGAAAACGATCGCTCGTTACAGTCGGTGACGGGTGGCGTACTGACAGAAACGAAGAA GATCGGTCGCGAGTACTACATCAACGATCCAGAGCGTCTGCGTGCGGGCGGTGCCCCCTTAAAGTCCACCCTAGGTCCCCAGACGCAAACCCAGCAGCCATCGCACAGTACCGACGACGAGAAA TCCCTTCTGCTTGGCCGTGCTGTGGATGAGAGTGAAGCTGCAGCCCCTCAAAAACTCACCCCCGAACCGGTCAGCTCCCTGTACCGCTCGAGCAGCGTCGGTAAGCAGCGAGACCCCAGGGCGGAAGACATCTTCGCTGCCCGCCCGGTACAGGTGACGGCAGACGATCCGATCCTGCAGCAGGGCACGAAGGTGAGCTACCTCAGTACGGCGGCGGGCGAGATCTATCTCGTACCTGTGGAGTCAGAACCGAACGGAGGCTCACTGATGAGCTCTTCCTCTGAGCTAAGCTCCGTTCACTCACCGACGAACGCTCATCAGCGCCCGGAGCTGGATAGCCTTACGTACAGCGAAGACTCGGATGTGACGCGTATCTACGACCTAACGACCGGGGAGGCAAAGGTCGTCCGTACGTGTCACTCGGAAACGGAGCCACCGCACGATACGATCCTGCAAATACTACCTCAACCCTCACCGACCAAACAGCAGCCAGCGATAATGGCGACTGCCCCTAGTCATGaacagtcgtcgtcgtcgtccaacGTATCGGCCCTTAAAAGTCAACTTTCTACCGGCGAACGGGCGGATGCTGGAAGCTATCATCGCCGTTCGCCATTTCCCGTGAAACCACTCTCGCCCGAAACGATCAAATTCTTTGCGCCGAAGCGAAAGCTTAGCTTTACCGGCAGCACGAACAGTTTGGTGGGGGAGTCGGGGAGCAAGGGAGCTGGTAGTGAGCAGGGTACTACACACGTGCTGCCCTCGATGCACTCGTCGCTGCACATTGACTATCCCGCGAGCCGGAGCGCGACGGGCAGCGAGTTTGCGATCATCGAGAAGGATGTGATCGATGTGCTGCCGTCGGTGAAGGAGCTGGCCAAGTGTTACAGTGGTAGCACGAGCGATGTGTCCACGTTGCCACCGAAACCACTGTACAAACCGAGG GTCAAGCTTAGAAAG GACTTTATCCGCCAGTCGTCCGATGTGCTGAACGAGGAAGGCATGCCCAACACGAAGGGCCAGCGGCAGTACAGCAGCACGAGCAGCATAGCGGTGCGGGACGAGATACGGGAGATCCGAAAGCTCAACCTGGAAGCGTACCGACAGTCGACGTACTACCCGATGGCTCCCGGGCACAGCATAACGGCGCGCAGCCTGTCGAAGCAGATCCGTGAGCATAA GAGCAACGTTACAGACGACCATAAGGTGGGCCACCACCAGCAGGAGGAGCAAACGGCACCAGCACCGTTGGTGCCGGGTGGTGCCGACGGTGAGCTCAACGGAACCGatgcagacgacgaacccggcCATGCATCTCCGGAGCGTCCCGCCAGCCCCGTACTACTGCCCGGCCATCTGAAGAGTAGCATACAGTTTTTCGAAAGCCTCAAGAACAAACCGTAA
- the LOC1276506 gene encoding uncharacterized protein LOC1276506 isoform X5 has product MLPADRFLSSPWLPGSTMKLTPGAGITLLIGIAGSIFLVAQSHRLLRSKLSQRRRSSRKPDAAECYMCNANVELENPDSFATCRGCEKLVCRGENCCQWVESIGIWECTGCQSNRVIQQKAGEWLLNQLTVRLKHPGPVELKDGNLLGLGLDTDDTRSTTSSTTTTVSANQRVKVREFIEELLSAMLHGPLDDVSVGQLMKHESYLRLFRKFHTRLSRCLYNLERSIHHSLMSDLPLWEGQQQHHSPSDQHFELKRLIQKILEEIAKLPELLNHSGLPLRPEEHLPYFDPKKYEQLLATAVLNKVVDDYRNPKNFTDGGDVAGKGQTGAGATPYTGTTVDINHNQLSETGSSRSLLSKESLRQMSVTADDQAPQPHEGVSYSAIGTERRLSDTDESYLSDYIQRHKVPLPDLSDTTGSGSGAEDDDLQSLKSNATDGTWEENWLFRKRQLKTTESSIAMLVPSPTEEVKALIGDKNADEISDLSEAGSDCEGYESDGNVNGGTVPAVAPVVVASSSKDTTSEGISSSSKTQSLDEILPPDSLVSINSLPVNEEALSEATNSQLLADQVAQNGASERLQVDDLISIEPVADRVETTNPTLTNPFLDDVFEANNNVITDDVKMLQRTETGDNRSSATESNGYGDRKEIPIDRAHPSPSNPVAVDSVVVVAVAPLADSSPTNGNGSSVDSSVETDSIIDSSSVKTNKLEFLKQPEVLLDSRSPPDSPVQQVLSPHPIMMTITDVFDRLANSSPLTAISEEQPPAVLDEMVDSEPPTLEAITEECSGLVEEKHPVLSPSDSVQVEQDESEYRTISEATNNSLLLADSFEGLESFDTYEPGNDEFCSLMEPNDSDRTPEPGPSPDLLQIRETPPAALYVCNQDQLEFAEQLRSLEEDATKQQDPFERTPDDQPTRVSLQPDLVTFDNNAPSPDSGPPGIVAVTEQMRAYCEELKAILNLPEDEEPSQELSVPLEPEPEQWEIVDTPEALEALEQFQNELLIAVSDPTQTDVRPCSNHAIREEPLLELEDRFPGPIEVAGLQMAQYSDSLKSLEYVEEGTVMDEETLPLPDAYIERGESPQALLVSSEDSSQPIVTISHTPSTEPEPSITTVSLPGEEHPPTSTEETMLTSMESRDESKIEDTSMPAFSDTELPSLSSPFTSFSLTNSTINNNNNNNCMPTNISLTEQGPNHLVTNHTSNNTNPSIEVGESALEVDPEQPQAVESVADVCSLVPAQIATNGGDVPEVQGDSGEQDASVDAPDTLIPGSIAEREHLKWRNAKPIANNPYSPDVLQRRLSEKTRPSSMIEIDRLVRKEAAPATGRAAGGVLIDDEETPKEPTDSGTENDRSLQSVTGGVLTETKKIGREYYINDPERLRAGGAPLKSTLGPQTQTQQPSHSTDDEKSLLLGRAVDESEAAAPQKLTPEPVSSLYRSSSVGKQRDPRAEDIFAARPVQVTADDPILQQGTKVSYLSTAAGEIYLVPVESEPNGGSLMSSSSELSSVHSPTNAHQRPELDSLTYSEDSDVTRIYDLTTGEAKVVRTCHSETEPPHDTILQILPQPSPTKQQPAIMATAPSHEQSSSSSNVSALKSQLSTGERADAGSYHRRSPFPVKPLSPETIKFFAPKRKLSFTGSTNSLVGESGSKGAGSEQGTTHVLPSMHSSLHIDYPASRSATGSEFAIIEKDVIDVLPSVKELAKCYSGSTSDVSTLPPKPLYKPRVKLRKDFIRQSSDVLNEEGMPNTKGQRQYSSTSSIAVRDEIREIRKLNLEAYRQSTYYPMAPGHSITARSLSKQIREHKSNVTDDHKVGHHQQEEQTAPAPLVPGGADGELNGTDADDEPGHASPERPASPVLLPGHLKSSIQFFESLKNKP; this is encoded by the exons ATGTTGCCGGCGGATCGGTTTCTCAGCAGTCCGTGGCTGCCAGGGTCAACGATGAAGTTGACACCGGGCGCGGGCATCACGTTGCTGATCGGCATCGCCGGTAGCATCTTTCTCGTCGCCCAAAGCCATCGACTGTTGCGCAG TAAACTCAGCCAACGACGGCGCTCTTCCCGGAAGCCCGATGCGGCAGAGTGTTACATGTGTAACGCAAACGTCGAGCTCGAAAATCCAGACAG CTTCGCAACATGCCGCGGTTGCGAAAAACTGGTCTGCCGGGGCGAAAACTGCTGCCAGTGGGTGGAATCGATCGGCATCTGGGAATGTACCGGCTGCCAGTCGAATCGCGTAATCCAGCAGAAGGCGGGCGAATGGCTGCTGAACCAGTTGACCGTCCGGCTGAAGCACCCGGGCCCGGTAGAGCTGAAGGACGGCAATCTGCTCGGTCTCGGTTTGG ACACGGACGATACTCGCAGCACCACTTCCAGCACAACGACGACCGTTTCGGCCAACCAGCGTGTGAAGGTGCGAGAATTTATCGAGGAGCTGCTGTCCGCTATGCTGCACGGTCCGCTGGACGATGTATCCGTTGGGCAGCTAATGAAACATGAAAGCT ATTTAAGACTTTTTCGCAAGTTCCACACACGTTTGAGCAGGTGTCTGTACAATCTAGAACGCTCGATCCATCACTCACTAATGTCGG atctaCCACTATGGGAAGgtcaacagcagcatcacagCCCGAGCGATCAGCACTTCGAGCTGAAGCGACTGATACAGAAGATACTGGAAGAGATCGCCAAGCTGCCGGAGCTGCTGAACCACAGTGGCCTTCCGCTACGGCCGGAAGAGCATCTGCCGTACTTCGATCCGAAGAAGTACGAGCAGCTGTTGGCCACTGCGGTGCTGAACAAG GTGGTGGACGACTATCGGAATCCGAAAAACTTCACCGACGGCGGTGACGTGGCAGGCAAGGGGCAGACCGGCGCTGGTGCCACCCCGTACACCGGTACCACGGTGGACATTAACCACAATCAGCTGTCCGAGACGG GTAGCAGCCGAAGTTTGCTGAGTAAAGAAAGCCTCAGACAGATGTCCGTAACG GCTGACGATCAAGCACCACAACCACACGAAGGCGTCAGCTACAGTGCGATCGGCACGGAAAGGCGACTCTCCGACACGGACGAATCCTACCTGAGCGACTACATCCAGCGGCATAAAGTCCCGCTGCCCGATCTGTCCGACACGACCGGATCCGGGTCCGGTGCCGAGGACGACGATCTGCAATCGCTCAAGTCGAACGCGACCGATGGTACGTGGGAGGAAAATTGGCTGTTCCGCAAGCGGCAACTGAAGACGACCGAATCCTCGATCGCCATGCTCGTACCGTCGCCCACCGAAGAGGTGAAAGCACTGATCGGGGACAAGAATGCGGATGAGATCAGTGATCTGTCTGAGGCAGGATCGGACTGTGAAGGGTACGAGTCGGATGGGAATGTGAACGGTGGCACTGTACCAGCGGTAGCGCCTGTGGTTGTGGCATCAAGCAGCAAAGACACAACGAGTGAGGGAATTTCGTCCTCCTCCAAGACACAATCACTGGACGAGATCCTGCCGCCCGACAGTCTCGTGTCGATCAACTCGTTGCCGGTCAATGAGGAGGCACTGTCGGAAGCTACCAACAGTCAGCTGCTGGCCGATCAGGTCGCACAGAACGGAGCCAGTGAACGTCTGCAGGTGGACGATCTGATCAGTATCGAACCGGTGGCGGACAGGGTGGAAACGACCAATCCAACCCTGACCAACCCATTCCTGGACGATGTGTTTGAGGCAAACAACAATGTTATAACGGACGACGTGAAGATGCTGCAGCGTACCGAGACAGGGGACAATCG CAGTTCCGCCACCGAATCCAACGGTTACGGTGACCGAAAAGAAATCCCAATAGATCGAG CACACCCTTCTCCATCAAATCCCGTAGCAGTAGACAGTGTAGTAGTGGTAGCGGTTGCGCCTCTAGCGGACAGTAGCCCAACTAATGGTAATGGTAGTAGCGTGGATAGTAGTGTAGAAACAGATAGTATCATCGATAGTAGTAGCGTGAAGACTAACAAACTGGAGTTCTTAAAACAACCGGAAGTGCTGCTCGATTCCCGTTCACCACCGGACTCGCCAGTGCAGCAGGTACTGTCACCGCATCCGATCATGATGACGATCACGGACGTTTTCGATCGGTTGGCGAACAGTTCCCCACTGACAGCCATCTCGGAGGAGCAACCGCCGGCAGTGCTGGATGAAATGGTTGACAGCGAACCGCCAACGCTGGAAGCGATCACGGAAGAATGTTCCGGGCtggtggaagaaaaacatCCCGTCCTATCCCCATCAGACAGCGTACAGGTCGAGCAGGATGAGAGCGAGTATCGAACAATTTCCGAAGCAACTAACAACAGTCTCCTGCTGGCGGATTCGTTCGAAGGACTTGAATCGTTCGATACGTACGAGCCAGGGAACGATGAGTTTTGCTCGCTTATGGAACCGAATGACTCCGATCGAACGCCGGAACCCGGGCCATCGCCTGATCTGCTACAAATACGGGAAACACCACCAGCTGCATTGTATGTGTGCAATCAAGATCAGCTTGAGTTTGCAGAGCAGTTGAGATCACTGGAAGAGGATGCTACCAAGCAGCAAGACCCTTTCGAACGTACACCAGACGATCAACCGACTCGGGTATCGCTTCAGCCCGATCTGGTAACGTTCGACAACAATGCCCCGAGTCCGGATTCGGGTCCACCAGGGATAGTGGCCGTCACGGAGCAGATGCGTGCGTACTGTGAAGAATTAAAAGCCATACTAAATCTTCCTGAAGATGAAGAACCCTCTCAGGAACTGTCCGTCCCCTTAGAGCCGGAACCGGAACAGTGGGAAATTGTGGACACACCGGAAGCACTGGAAGCGCTAGAACAGttccaaaatgagctgctgaTTGCTGTTAGCGATCCAACGCAAACCGATGTTCGACCGTGCAGTAATCATGCGATTCGGGAAGAACCACTGCTGGAGCTTGAGGACAGATTCCCCGGCCCAATTGAGGTGGCCGGGCTGCAGATGGCACAGTACAGTGACAGTTTGAAAAGCCTGGAGTACGTCGAGGAAGGAACTGTGATGGATGAGGAAACGTTACCCCTTCCAGACGCTTACATCGAACGCGGGGAGTCACCGCAAGCGTTGCTTGTATCTTCAGAAGATTCTTCACAGCCCATAGTAACGATCAGCCATACACCTTCTACCGAGCCGGAACCATCCATCACGACAGTGAGCCTGCCAGGGGAGGAACACCCACCGACCAGCACGGAAGAAACGATGCTCACGTCGATGGAGTCCCGGGACGAGTCGAAGATCGAGGACACGAGCATGCCCGCGTTCAGTGATACCGAGCTTCCCTCCCTCTCATCGCCATTCACTTCCTTCTCACTTACCAATTCTAccattaacaacaacaacaacaacaattgcaTGCCAACTAACATCAGCCTCACGGAACAGGGTCCTAACCATCTTGTCACTAACCACACCTCGAATAACACGAATCCAAGTATTGAAGTAGGCGAGTCTGCGCTGGAAGTTGATCCAGAGCAACCGCAAGCAGTGGAATCGGTCGCTGACGTATGTTCGCTCGTTCCAGCACAAATAGCAACCAATGGAGGCGATGTACCGGAGGTACAGGGTGATTCTGGAGAGCAGGACGCGTCCGTGGATGCACCGGACACGCTCATACCAG GATCCATTGCCGAACGGGAGCATCTGAAGTGGCGCAATGCCAAACCGATCGCCAATAACCCGTACTCGCCCGATGTGCTCCAGCGTCGGCTGTCGGAAAAGACACGCCCGTCCAGCATGATCGAGATCGATCGGTTGGTGCGGAAGGAGGCGGCCCCAGCCACCGGAAGAGCTGCCGGCGGTGTGCTGATCGACGATGAGGAAACTCCAAAGGAACCGACGGATTCGGGGACAGAAAACGATCGCTCGTTACAGTCGGTGACGGGTGGCGTACTGACAGAAACGAAGAA GATCGGTCGCGAGTACTACATCAACGATCCAGAGCGTCTGCGTGCGGGCGGTGCCCCCTTAAAGTCCACCCTAGGTCCCCAGACGCAAACCCAGCAGCCATCGCACAGTACCGACGACGAGAAA TCCCTTCTGCTTGGCCGTGCTGTGGATGAGAGTGAAGCTGCAGCCCCTCAAAAACTCACCCCCGAACCGGTCAGCTCCCTGTACCGCTCGAGCAGCGTCGGTAAGCAGCGAGACCCCAGGGCGGAAGACATCTTCGCTGCCCGCCCGGTACAGGTGACGGCAGACGATCCGATCCTGCAGCAGGGCACGAAGGTGAGCTACCTCAGTACGGCGGCGGGCGAGATCTATCTCGTACCTGTGGAGTCAGAACCGAACGGAGGCTCACTGATGAGCTCTTCCTCTGAGCTAAGCTCCGTTCACTCACCGACGAACGCTCATCAGCGCCCGGAGCTGGATAGCCTTACGTACAGCGAAGACTCGGATGTGACGCGTATCTACGACCTAACGACCGGGGAGGCAAAGGTCGTCCGTACGTGTCACTCGGAAACGGAGCCACCGCACGATACGATCCTGCAAATACTACCTCAACCCTCACCGACCAAACAGCAGCCAGCGATAATGGCGACTGCCCCTAGTCATGaacagtcgtcgtcgtcgtccaacGTATCGGCCCTTAAAAGTCAACTTTCTACCGGCGAACGGGCGGATGCTGGAAGCTATCATCGCCGTTCGCCATTTCCCGTGAAACCACTCTCGCCCGAAACGATCAAATTCTTTGCGCCGAAGCGAAAGCTTAGCTTTACCGGCAGCACGAACAGTTTGGTGGGGGAGTCGGGGAGCAAGGGAGCTGGTAGTGAGCAGGGTACTACACACGTGCTGCCCTCGATGCACTCGTCGCTGCACATTGACTATCCCGCGAGCCGGAGCGCGACGGGCAGCGAGTTTGCGATCATCGAGAAGGATGTGATCGATGTGCTGCCGTCGGTGAAGGAGCTGGCCAAGTGTTACAGTGGTAGCACGAGCGATGTGTCCACGTTGCCACCGAAACCACTGTACAAACCGAGG GTCAAGCTTAGAAAG GACTTTATCCGCCAGTCGTCCGATGTGCTGAACGAGGAAGGCATGCCCAACACGAAGGGCCAGCGGCAGTACAGCAGCACGAGCAGCATAGCGGTGCGGGACGAGATACGGGAGATCCGAAAGCTCAACCTGGAAGCGTACCGACAGTCGACGTACTACCCGATGGCTCCCGGGCACAGCATAACGGCGCGCAGCCTGTCGAAGCAGATCCGTGAGCATAA GAGCAACGTTACAGACGACCATAAGGTGGGCCACCACCAGCAGGAGGAGCAAACGGCACCAGCACCGTTGGTGCCGGGTGGTGCCGACGGTGAGCTCAACGGAACCGatgcagacgacgaacccggcCATGCATCTCCGGAGCGTCCCGCCAGCCCCGTACTACTGCCCGGCCATCTGAAGAGTAGCATACAGTTTTTCGAAAGCCTCAAGAACAAACCGTAA